A region of Beijerinckia sp. 28-YEA-48 DNA encodes the following proteins:
- a CDS encoding (2Fe-2S)-binding protein → MQFHLNGRPVDFDGDKQTPLLWVIRDWAQLTGTKYGCGIAQCGACTVHVDGAATRSCVLPVEAVENRQITTIEGLSKDRSHPVQKAWIEKDVPQCGYCQSGMIMAASALLQQIPKPTDTQIDDAMTNLCRCATYHRIREAIHAAANV, encoded by the coding sequence ATGCAATTCCATCTCAATGGTCGACCGGTCGATTTCGACGGCGACAAACAAACCCCGCTGCTCTGGGTGATCCGAGACTGGGCGCAACTGACGGGAACCAAATATGGCTGCGGTATCGCCCAATGCGGCGCTTGCACGGTGCATGTCGATGGCGCCGCGACACGCTCCTGCGTCCTGCCGGTCGAAGCAGTCGAGAACCGCCAGATCACGACCATTGAGGGATTGTCGAAAGACCGCTCTCATCCCGTGCAGAAAGCCTGGATCGAGAAAGACGTGCCGCAGTGTGGCTATTGCCAGTCCGGTATGATCATGGCGGCTTCGGCGCTGCTGCAGCAGATTCCCAAGCCAACCGACACCCAGATCGACGACGCGATGACCAATCTCTGTCGCTGCGCCACCTATCATCGGATTCGGGAGGCCATCCATGCCGCAGCCAATGTTTGA